In Nomia melanderi isolate GNS246 chromosome 5, iyNomMela1, whole genome shotgun sequence, a single genomic region encodes these proteins:
- the prd1 gene encoding pleckstrin homology domain-containing protein pruning defect 1 isoform X4, producing the protein MVYAQSIYRTVVLDGDSWLVYWLDRALRHGLRIERHGYWGTARELSHQDTVVVIHALQGVLTSIGKGRAWLYHTLSEGSFESYLACLLRDTKTLKKQYFPHALVRDADKTNQLVNLLAGLENVSFTLQLDVTYLDTCNYMPQRPMSVNSSGTILSLHLRSSSVSSSLASPGDSGVAFDSDMDLANETDASSYKEEDFNLEEIPKYRNNRYKTMINNRMEDNKNFSSSDSSEDGKTPTQSPGLVNKFQTATVTKSDIANQNLTRELDDNELNCSSLDTLKDYDFYSKSLDESKLDKTTNNKIDNGVKEINKRSTYYSDGSYSFKRNLDPRNSYVINNDTNLLELSMTISDCENMEAPYGILNTINMADASILSSSSSEALVQRRQRKKKRGESKKRVSFHEDILKTMKLEDDENYADFSMSFLTPSSVQKKNAQKGRYSWCGHGDSPYVQKTVNSRNAHSDYYSYSSSSSVFDSDNEKKMSGKTCAESLCQSHCKCACGLSISERGVPEGQEDPGKSLLPKMEIELEDNEAQEAYIVEKAYGNIVEDPPSKVQMPYSSNSKKYPSSSDWSHVDSVVTSDSDERRNSRHLASPSKKRNMTSILTGESSNKLAPPPLRQASSKTSLLNRFLKSITERKFEIKRSKKSPKANPLYIKGVKTSYDSFKDFNDNLDREIQENVAAEKQEFSGEKVSLKLRELFKKHIYRDKTEELYKVYKVRSSYMTNGDNKPMIALLTDKTLYLTGSKPDHTYSNQFVIPYNELDVIMIGPNAQTILLSNADYEMQYLFSTGSSQTTSELIAYLEMAMRRSPMKPRLPAVKELSYEDMHILRHSILCDTAVHPDEKIEHYNLIYMEDEYMSPPSTPCGPTKEGDLMYRPHTYQQLHPNAPTNPWEAGYFVLKGGVVYMFTDANQRLPKRAIPLKGGLCQGCRRIPNSHRPHTFEILLKPNKAFQFAAPDEYVASEWLQSFVQSASGLFDASEKREPMPCSLITTTKHLVAMKEVFPGKQRGQTLSCASVEDLTAFRVPVTQQSWCILEFSCREVHESSGDWVIYFTNYTELCTFREILETLWADASLGEFPMVTLPPEDKLHRRCSDASKELELAWRYLLPLEID; encoded by the exons ATG GTATATGCTCAGAGTATATATAGAACAGTAGTCTTGGATGGAGATTCTTGGTTGGTCTACTGGTTAGATCGAGCCTTGCGCCATGGACTACGTATAGAACGACATGGATATTGGGGAACCGCTCGTGAACTTAGTCATCAAGATACCGTTGTAGTGATACACGCTCTTCAAGGTGTCCTAACTTCCATTGGGAAAG GTCGAGCATGGCTTTACCACACGCTTAGCGAAGGCAGCTTTGAAAGTTATTTAGCTTGTTTGTTACGAGATacgaaaacattgaaaaagCAGTACTTTCCACATGCACTTGTACGAGATGCAGATAAGACCAACCAGTTAGTTAATCTTCTTGCAGGTCTAGAGAATGTATCCTTCACGTTACAATTG GATGTAACATATCTGGACACTTGTAATTATATGCCTCAGCGGCCTATGAGCGTAAACTCTTCTGGAACCATTTTATCGTTACATCTTAGATCGTCCAGCGTATCTTCGAGTCTAGCTTCTCCCGGTGACAGTGGAGTTGCTTTTGACAGCGATATGGATCTTGCGAATGAGACCGACGCCAGCAGTTACAAAGAG GAAGATTTTAATTTGGAAGAAATTCCGAAGTACCGAAACAACAGGTACAAGACAATGATAAATAATCGTATGGAGGACAATAAGAACTTTAGCTCCAGTGATTCCAGCGAGGACGGAAAAACGCCGACACAGTCACCTGGATTGgtcaataaatttcaaactGCAACAGTGACGAAGAGCGATATAGCCAATCAAAACTTAACTAGGGAACTTGACGATAACGAGCTTAATTGTTCCAGTCTGGACACTCTGAAGGATTATGATTTTTATAGCAAGAGTCTAGACGAATCCAAGTTAGATAAAacaacaaataacaaaattgaCAATGGGGTCAAGGAGATAAATAAAAGGAGCACTTACTACAGCGACGGTAGTTACAGTTTCAAGAGAAACCTTGATCCCCGAAATTCGTATGTGATCAATAACGACACGAACCTCTTAGAGCTTAGTATGACCATTTCCGATTGCGAGAATATGGAAGCACCCTACGGTATTCTGAATACCATCAACATGGCGGACGCTAGTATTTTATCCTCTTCCAGCTCGGAAGCTCTGGTGCAACGTAGACAGCGCAAGAAGAAACGCGGAGAAAGTAAGAAACGCGTCAGCTTCCACGAAGATATTCTGAAGACCATGAAGCTGGAGGACGATGAGAACTACGCCGACTTTTCCATGAGCTTTCTGACACCTAGCTCGGTTCAGAAGAAGAACGCGCAGAAAGGAAGATACAGCTGGTGCGGCCACGGTGATTCGCCGTACGTCCAGAAAACCGTCAACAGCAGAAACGCGCATTCCGACTATTATTCGTACTCTTCGTCGTCGAGTGTTTTCGACAGCGACAACGAGAAAAAGATGTCGGGCAAAACGTGCGCGGAGTCGTTGTGCCAGAGCCACTGTAAGTGCGCTTGCGGATTGTCGATCTCGGAGCGCGGTGTACCGGAAGGTCAAGAGGACCCTGGGAAGTCGTTATTACCGAAGATGGAGATCGAACTGGAGGATAACGAAGCGCAGGAGGCGTACATAGTGGAGAAAGCCTACGGGAATATAGTCGAGGATCCTCCGTCGAAAGTTCAAATGCCTTATTCTTCTAACTCAAAAAAGTATCCTTCTTCCAGCGATTGGTCCCATGTAGATAGCGTCGTCACGTCCGATTCGGATGAGCGTCGGAACAGTAGGCACTTAGCTTCGCCCTCGAAGAAACGTAACATGACCTCTATATTAACCGGAGAAAGTAGTAATAAATTAGCGCCCCCGCCTTTGAGGCAAGCCTCGTCGAAAACTTCGTTGCTGAATAGATTCTTGAAGTCCATCACCGAAAGGAAATTCGAGATAAAGAGGAGCAAAAAGTCACCGAAAGCTAACCCGTTGTACATCAAAGGCGTGAAAACCAGCTACGATTCGTTCAAGGATTTCAACGATAATCTCGACCGAGAGATACAAGAGAACGTGGCGGCGGAGAAGCAGGAGTTCAGCGGAGAGAAAGTCAGCCTGAAGCTGCGGGAGCTCTTCAAGAAGCACATTTACCGAGACAAGACCGAGGAACTGTACAAAGTGTACAAGGTTCGGAGCTCGTACATGACGAATGGCGATAATAAACCGATGATCGCTTTACTCACCGACAAAACATTGTACTTGACCGGTTCGAAGCCGGACCATACTTACAGCAATCAGTTCGTTATTCCTTATAACGAATTAGACGTGATTATG ATCGGGCCAAATGCACAAACGATATTGTTGTCCAATGCCGATTACGAGATGCAGTATCTGTTCTCCACGGGAAGCTCTCAGACCACGTCGGAACTGATAGCCTATTTGGAGATGGCTATGAGAAGGTCTCCGATGAAACCCCGGCTCCCGGCAGTCAAAGAATTGAGTTACGAGGACATGCACATTTTGAGACACTCGATACTCTGCGACACTGCTGTGCATCCG GATGAGAAAATAGAACATTACAATCTGATATACATGGAGGACGAATACATGTCACCTCCGAGCACACCTTGCGGACCGACGAAGGAAGGCGATCTGATGTACAGACCGCACACGTACCAGCAGCTTCATCCCAACGCGCCGACCAATCCGTGGGAAGCTGGCTACTTTGTTCTTAAAGGTGGCGTCGTTTACATGTTCACGGACGCGAATCAACGGCTTCCCAAACGAGCGATTCCATTGAAGGGTGGTCTCTGTCAAGGGTGTCGAAGAATCCCGAATTCCCATCGACCGCACACCTTCGAAATCCTCCTGAAACCGAACAAAGCCTTCCAATTTGCTGCCCCAGACGAATACGTCGCTTCCGAGTGGCTGCAAAGTTTTGTTCAGAGCGCGTCGGGATTGTTCGACGCGTCGGAGAAACGAGAACCAATGCCGTGTAGCCTTATCACGACTACCAAACACTTGGTTGCTATGAAAGAAGTATTTCCTGGTAAGCAACGCGGACAAACCCTCTCCTGTGCCTCTGTCGAAGACCTTACAGCCTTCAGAGTACCTGTGACGCAACAATCTTGGTGTATACTG GAGTTCTCGTGTCGAGAAGTTCACGAAAGCAGCGGCGATTGGGTGATATATTTCACAAACTATACGGAATTGTGCACCTTCAGGGAAATTTTGGAAACGCTGTGGGCCGACGCGAGTTTG GGAGAGTTTCCTATGGTAACGCTTCCACCAGAAGACAAACTCCACCGGCGTTGCTCGGATGCTAGTAAAGAGCTAGAACTTGCATGGCGATATTTACTACCcttggaaattgattaa
- the prd1 gene encoding pleckstrin homology domain-containing protein pruning defect 1 isoform X5, whose protein sequence is MRPTPAVTKSVSRFQEDFNLEEIPKYRNNRYKTMINNRMEDNKNFSSSDSSEDGKTPTQSPGLVNKFQTATVTKSDIANQNLTRELDDNELNCSSLDTLKDYDFYSKSLDESKLDKTTNNKIDNGVKEINKRSTYYSDGSYSFKRNLDPRNSYVINNDTNLLELSMTISDCENMEAPYGILNTINMADASILSSSSSEALVQRRQRKKKRGESKKRVSFHEDILKTMKLEDDENYADFSMSFLTPSSVQKKNAQKGRYSWCGHGDSPYVQKTVNSRNAHSDYYSYSSSSSVFDSDNEKKMSGKTCAESLCQSHCKCACGLSISERGVPEGQEDPGKSLLPKMEIELEDNEAQEAYIVEKAYGNIVEDPPSKVQMPYSSNSKKYPSSSDWSHVDSVVTSDSDERRNSRHLASPSKKRNMTSILTGESSNKLAPPPLRQASSKTSLLNRFLKSITERKFEIKRSKKSPKANPLYIKGVKTSYDSFKDFNDNLDREIQENVAAEKQEFSGEKVSLKLRELFKKHIYRDKTEELYKVYKVRSSYMTNGDNKPMIALLTDKTLYLTGSKPDHTYSNQFVIPYNELDVIMIGPNAQTILLSNADYEMQYLFSTGSSQTTSELIAYLEMAMRRSPMKPRLPAVKELSYEDMHILRHSILCDTAVHPDEKIEHYNLIYMEDEYMSPPSTPCGPTKEGDLMYRPHTYQQLHPNAPTNPWEAGYFVLKGGVVYMFTDANQRLPKRAIPLKGGLCQGCRRIPNSHRPHTFEILLKPNKAFQFAAPDEYVASEWLQSFVQSASGLFDASEKREPMPCSLITTTKHLVAMKEVFPGKQRGQTLSCASVEDLTAFRVPVTQQSWCILEFSCREVHESSGDWVIYFTNYTELCTFREILETLWADASLGEFPMVTLPPEDKLHRRCSDASKELELAWRYLLPLEID, encoded by the exons ATGAGACCGACGCCAGCAGTTACAAAGAG CGTTTCACGTTTTCAGGAAGATTTTAATTTGGAAGAAATTCCGAAGTACCGAAACAACAGGTACAAGACAATGATAAATAATCGTATGGAGGACAATAAGAACTTTAGCTCCAGTGATTCCAGCGAGGACGGAAAAACGCCGACACAGTCACCTGGATTGgtcaataaatttcaaactGCAACAGTGACGAAGAGCGATATAGCCAATCAAAACTTAACTAGGGAACTTGACGATAACGAGCTTAATTGTTCCAGTCTGGACACTCTGAAGGATTATGATTTTTATAGCAAGAGTCTAGACGAATCCAAGTTAGATAAAacaacaaataacaaaattgaCAATGGGGTCAAGGAGATAAATAAAAGGAGCACTTACTACAGCGACGGTAGTTACAGTTTCAAGAGAAACCTTGATCCCCGAAATTCGTATGTGATCAATAACGACACGAACCTCTTAGAGCTTAGTATGACCATTTCCGATTGCGAGAATATGGAAGCACCCTACGGTATTCTGAATACCATCAACATGGCGGACGCTAGTATTTTATCCTCTTCCAGCTCGGAAGCTCTGGTGCAACGTAGACAGCGCAAGAAGAAACGCGGAGAAAGTAAGAAACGCGTCAGCTTCCACGAAGATATTCTGAAGACCATGAAGCTGGAGGACGATGAGAACTACGCCGACTTTTCCATGAGCTTTCTGACACCTAGCTCGGTTCAGAAGAAGAACGCGCAGAAAGGAAGATACAGCTGGTGCGGCCACGGTGATTCGCCGTACGTCCAGAAAACCGTCAACAGCAGAAACGCGCATTCCGACTATTATTCGTACTCTTCGTCGTCGAGTGTTTTCGACAGCGACAACGAGAAAAAGATGTCGGGCAAAACGTGCGCGGAGTCGTTGTGCCAGAGCCACTGTAAGTGCGCTTGCGGATTGTCGATCTCGGAGCGCGGTGTACCGGAAGGTCAAGAGGACCCTGGGAAGTCGTTATTACCGAAGATGGAGATCGAACTGGAGGATAACGAAGCGCAGGAGGCGTACATAGTGGAGAAAGCCTACGGGAATATAGTCGAGGATCCTCCGTCGAAAGTTCAAATGCCTTATTCTTCTAACTCAAAAAAGTATCCTTCTTCCAGCGATTGGTCCCATGTAGATAGCGTCGTCACGTCCGATTCGGATGAGCGTCGGAACAGTAGGCACTTAGCTTCGCCCTCGAAGAAACGTAACATGACCTCTATATTAACCGGAGAAAGTAGTAATAAATTAGCGCCCCCGCCTTTGAGGCAAGCCTCGTCGAAAACTTCGTTGCTGAATAGATTCTTGAAGTCCATCACCGAAAGGAAATTCGAGATAAAGAGGAGCAAAAAGTCACCGAAAGCTAACCCGTTGTACATCAAAGGCGTGAAAACCAGCTACGATTCGTTCAAGGATTTCAACGATAATCTCGACCGAGAGATACAAGAGAACGTGGCGGCGGAGAAGCAGGAGTTCAGCGGAGAGAAAGTCAGCCTGAAGCTGCGGGAGCTCTTCAAGAAGCACATTTACCGAGACAAGACCGAGGAACTGTACAAAGTGTACAAGGTTCGGAGCTCGTACATGACGAATGGCGATAATAAACCGATGATCGCTTTACTCACCGACAAAACATTGTACTTGACCGGTTCGAAGCCGGACCATACTTACAGCAATCAGTTCGTTATTCCTTATAACGAATTAGACGTGATTATG ATCGGGCCAAATGCACAAACGATATTGTTGTCCAATGCCGATTACGAGATGCAGTATCTGTTCTCCACGGGAAGCTCTCAGACCACGTCGGAACTGATAGCCTATTTGGAGATGGCTATGAGAAGGTCTCCGATGAAACCCCGGCTCCCGGCAGTCAAAGAATTGAGTTACGAGGACATGCACATTTTGAGACACTCGATACTCTGCGACACTGCTGTGCATCCG GATGAGAAAATAGAACATTACAATCTGATATACATGGAGGACGAATACATGTCACCTCCGAGCACACCTTGCGGACCGACGAAGGAAGGCGATCTGATGTACAGACCGCACACGTACCAGCAGCTTCATCCCAACGCGCCGACCAATCCGTGGGAAGCTGGCTACTTTGTTCTTAAAGGTGGCGTCGTTTACATGTTCACGGACGCGAATCAACGGCTTCCCAAACGAGCGATTCCATTGAAGGGTGGTCTCTGTCAAGGGTGTCGAAGAATCCCGAATTCCCATCGACCGCACACCTTCGAAATCCTCCTGAAACCGAACAAAGCCTTCCAATTTGCTGCCCCAGACGAATACGTCGCTTCCGAGTGGCTGCAAAGTTTTGTTCAGAGCGCGTCGGGATTGTTCGACGCGTCGGAGAAACGAGAACCAATGCCGTGTAGCCTTATCACGACTACCAAACACTTGGTTGCTATGAAAGAAGTATTTCCTGGTAAGCAACGCGGACAAACCCTCTCCTGTGCCTCTGTCGAAGACCTTACAGCCTTCAGAGTACCTGTGACGCAACAATCTTGGTGTATACTG GAGTTCTCGTGTCGAGAAGTTCACGAAAGCAGCGGCGATTGGGTGATATATTTCACAAACTATACGGAATTGTGCACCTTCAGGGAAATTTTGGAAACGCTGTGGGCCGACGCGAGTTTG GGAGAGTTTCCTATGGTAACGCTTCCACCAGAAGACAAACTCCACCGGCGTTGCTCGGATGCTAGTAAAGAGCTAGAACTTGCATGGCGATATTTACTACCcttggaaattgattaa